The following are encoded in a window of Gossypium raimondii isolate GPD5lz chromosome 13, ASM2569854v1, whole genome shotgun sequence genomic DNA:
- the LOC128036001 gene encoding acetyl-coenzyme A carboxylase carboxyl transferase subunit alpha, chloroplastic-like encodes MISALESLSLEVVVVKSNANPASLSVFKNNVDNLNEEINKTIEEVVNSSELKNMMELLKLEKAKAEAGNVESESKIEALQQQIKQRISEVISSSELKEKHQELKAEISEAIQSSGGANGSLQKETKHAEPMLEMNFA; translated from the coding sequence ATGATTAGTGCTCTGGAGTCTTTGAGTTTGGAGGTTGTGGTTGTAAAATCTAATGCAAACCCGGCCTCACTCTCAGTCTTCAAAAATAATGTGGATAATTTGAATGAAGAAATTAACAAGACAATTGAAGAAGTTGTGAATTCATCGgagttgaaaaatatgatggaGTTGTTGAAGCTGGAGAAGGCAAAGGCAGAGGCAGGAAATGTTGAGTCGGAAAGTAAGATTGAGGCTCTACAGCAACAGATTAAGCAAAGAATTTCAGAAGTTATCAGCTCCTCAGAATTGAAGGAGAAGCACCAAGAGTTGAAGGCAGAAATTTCTGAAGCAATACAATCATCTGGTGGAGCTAATGGAAGTTTGCAAAAGGAAACCAAGCATGCGGAACCTATGCTCGAGATGAATTTTGCTTAA
- the LOC128036002 gene encoding acetyl-coenzyme A carboxylase carboxyl transferase subunit alpha, chloroplastic-like translates to MIEKLKEEAYHEYSEAIRAMGLKDRLEMLREEVSKVNSKDRLMNPVLMDKIEKLKHELNQSLSAAPNYTILKYKLDMLKEVSTAKSLSKAATMKQEVNKKLSEIMGRPEIKEKLEH, encoded by the coding sequence AtgattgaaaaattgaaggagGAGGCTTATCACGAATACTCTGAGGCCATCAGAGCCATGGGCTTGAAGGACAGACTTGAGATGCTGAGAGAAGAAGTTTCAAAAGTAAATTCTAAGGACCGACTAATGAATCCTGTTCTGATGGACAAGATTGAGAAGCTTAAGCATGAGCTGAACCAGAGTCTATCAGCGGCTCCAAATTACACAATCCTTAAATATAAACTTGACATGTTGAAGGAGGTTTCTACAGCCAAGAGTCTCTCCAAGGCTGCTACAATGAAGCAGGAAGTTAATAAGAAATTAAGTGAAATCATGGGTCGGCCTGAGATAAAGGAGAAGCTTGAACAttag